The window ATTATTCTAGGAAGTAATTATTTATTAAGTTTGTACTGTTAAATATATTTCCAAATTTGGTCATAATTGGGCCTTTAACTATGAAATGGGAGATATATTTAAGAGCACTTATATGGCTAGTTGAAAAGAACTGCTAAATCTAATGGCCATTCCAGGGAAATGATTACATTCttattattcattaaaaattcaGGAAAATATATAACTTGAAAATATTGATGACTTCCAGTAAATAAGTGCCAATAAGCAACACCAAAGGATAAGCAACTCAAACAACTTACCTACTCTTTTGCATATGAAGTGCTTGTAAAATGCTCACAATAGCTATTACTAGCATCAACAAATAGATGGGAAGAGGAAGGATGCTTACTTCTTCAGTCAAGTGAATGAGCCAGACCCTTATAAGTATTCCCAAATTTAAGTATCTGGGACCGGCAATCAAAGCAGCATCTAATAAAATATCTATTGTGCTGAGAAAGTTGCAAAGAGGCTGGATTATTAAGGTGGCTGCTACCGCCTTTTTGAATGTTCAACCTCCCGTGACCTGCTGCGAGGCCTAGATGATCTTGCTTTGGTCCAATCATCATCACGCTCTGGTCCACGATCCCTGTGCCTATAATGGTCGCCATGTCTGTCTCTATCATCCCGATGCCGATCACCTTCTCGATCACTTTCTCGTACTCTTTCCCTATCTCTTTCTCTCTCCTTCTCCCTATCTCTGTCCCTTTCTCGCTCTCTATCCCTCTCCCTACTcatctccttttctctccctgaATCTCTTTCCTTCCCATCCCGGTGTCTTCTGTCTGGCCAATCTTGTCCAGAACCCATTTCATTCTCCTTTTCATTTCTTCTTTCAGGACCACCATATCGATCTCTTTCAGCCATCCAATCCTTCCCGTGGCTTGCTTCTCCGTACTGCTGATCAGAAGCAGCATCATCCCCATAGCTTGATTGATCTTCACCTCCCCAACCACCCATGTTGGGATTAGACCACATTCCGACACCTCCAGGAGCCAACCCCCGTCCAAAGAAAGCTGGATTGACATGAGGAGCCACGACAGGAGGAAATGGAGGCATCATTCCAGGAAAAGGAGCACCAGCTGCCCCTGCAGGGAATCCTCCAAAACCAGCAGCCATTCTCCCCATTGCCACTCCATAACCCATTGGATCAAATCCCTGACCAAGCATAGAACCAGGATGTAAAGCTTGTGGTGGTGGTGGAACCATGCCGCCATTTCCCATGATACCTCTTCCACCCATTGGACCCATCCTGTTTCTCATGTTATTCATTGGCCCGCGGTTTCCCATTCCACCACCTCTTCCCCAATTTCCACCGCCACCTCCTCCGCCGCCTCCGCCGCCTCCGCCGCCGCGTCCAAAATTGTTACCAACTGGAGGCCCACCACCTCCTCTACCCTTCTGAGGAGGTGCCGGTGGTTGAGATGTGCTTGTCACCTGTTGATTCTTGTTCATTTGGCTCTCACCCATTCTTCTAACAGAGAATGGTGAAGCCAGGGCAACAACACAAGGCCTTCCATTGAAAATATGTCCGTTCATACCTTCCTTGCAAGCAGTTGCAGCAATTGGATCGTAGAAATCAACCTGACAGTATCCCTTTGATTTTCCGCTTGCCCTCTCATCATAGAATCTAACTTCTTTCACCTGCCCATATTTGCAGAGCTCAGCCTCGAGCTCTGCGTCAGTGGTCCACCAATGGAGATCCCCAACAAAAAGAGTAGTCCCACCAGCTCCGCCACTTCCACCCGTGTCGCCTCCATTAGCATTGACAACAGGCACAGCATTGCCTACACCACCTCCTTGCCTCTGAAACCCCTCGTTCCCAAAGCCACCTCCTTGCCTCTGGAAACTCTCAATTTGGAAGCTATCGTTGTCATTAACACTCTGGATCTGTTGAAATCCACCAGCAGGATGGCCGATATCAGGCCTACCAGTCGGCACAGGTGGTTGTGGAGGAGGGGCCGCTGCCAGTCTTGGTGCAACCATGGACTCGTCGACTCCCGTGAAACCCTGTTCCTGGAAAGCTCCAGATCTAGCAACAGCACGCTCGATCTTTGCCTCTCCTGCGATACCCGGGATCTGGATCTTCTCTGAAGTCTCTACCAccagctgctgctgctgctgctgcacaATCCGAGGCATCAGCGGTGACAGTGGCGGTGGGAGGGGTTCGCTTCCCTTCTCTTCCCCGGACCTCCTCACGTCATCTCCCCCGTGGAAGGTCTGATGAAACCCCTCCCCAACGTTGACATCGCTATAAAGGTCATCGTAGTCTTCGTCCTCCCCGTACAACTGGTCCTCGTCCTGAACGGCAGATATCGCCTCGTTCCGGTAGAATCCTCCGCTGCCGTGATCCATCGAGGAAatgggatctccggcgaacccaAAGCGGCCAAGCGGCAACAAAACCCTAAGCTTAGGTGGGTTATCCGAGAACGGAGAAGAAGATTCAAGATAAGTATGCACtcgatcaaatcaaatcaaatcaacgaAAAAAGAGAGCGCTTCTGGTTAACTGTCGGAATATTTCAACTAAAATGTTCCACAATCTACTCCATCCCTAATGGGCGTCAATAACTGCGTTGAGATTCGTACGATCACGTGATAGACCAGATAGTTGTACGAACTCCGGTGCAAATTGTGGAAgaattagggatgataatttcaTCCGAATTCAATGAATAATTTGACATTCGATCCGAATAAAGGAGGATATGGAGAGAATTTTTATAATAGATATTCGGATAAGAGTATAGAGATGGATGTGGTAAAATTCTACCTATACCCTATCGATACCCTCAGCGGATGTAGTAAAATCTTACTCATACCCTATCcggtactatatatatatatagatttgatATACTGAGCGACGCTTTGTGCGTGACCGTGAACAACACGCAGACGTGACGTTGCCAGCTCGATTTCgctaaaaaatatcatttattctctctccccttccGCCTTCTATTCAAAACTGATACGTGGGAAATTCCcccaaattaaaatctctctcaccgctctctctctctctcccgtcATCTCTGTCGTCCGTCAGACCTCGCGCTCCCGCCGGGAAAGTTTCATCGGCGTCTTCAATCTCACAGCTGATGTGAGAGCTTACCACCTCTCTCCATTCCCAATGGTAAttcgtttcattttaatttgttattccCCACCGTTATAGCATATATATACATATTAGAATGATTAATGCTATAACGTGCAAGGGCAATGCTGACTACAAACACCTGCAGGCTACAGCCACATTTGCGtgttagctgctacacgttgcaGCAGCTACAAACGTGAAGCAGCCACTTGATAAGTCATTTTTTTGGTAGCTACATTTTCTAGCAGATATTACCCCTACAAATATTTAAGTTCATGTATATCAActtgataaaaaattatttgaaattatttttttactgaTGTAGTGTCTTTTCTTCGCTTCTAAACGTTGCAACAACTACTTCACAGCAAACTGtccttgtagctgctacaacttgtagcagctaacttggaatGGTAGTCGTAGAATGAAGGAAGGATTTATGCTACGACGTGCAAAGGCGACGCCTGCTACAAACCCCTGCAGCCAGTTGGACTTTCCATTGTTGCTACAAGTTATAACAACTACTTCGATAGTTAACTACtataccttgtagcagctaactctccATGTAGCTACTATAACATGTAGCAGCTACAAACGTCtgcatccacttggactttcctttactgCTACAAGTTATAACAGCTACTTCGACAGTTAActactacaccttgtagcagctaactctccatgtagttgctacaacttgtagcaaccGCTTGTTAAGTCATTTTTTTACTAGCTATATTTTCTAACAGATattaaccctaaaaatatttttttagctatatatcaacttgctaaaaaattatttaaaattttttatgttgctgcagcgcctttgctttgctgctacacgttgtagcagctaactttccATATAGCttctacaacttgtagcagctaacttggaatgttagctgctacaacaatgTAACAGCTCTTTCTTCGTTTACGCTCAACAAAATGTTACTCTGCATTTTCAACCAATAATAGATCATAACTAAtcttagttttttatttagatcaattaaataaGGTTATACATGTTGTAGAAGTAACTGCAGCACGTTGAAGCAGCTAGTCGTCAGAatatgctacacgttgtagcagcttgtCAAGAGTGGCTACGACACTATGTAGCAGTTACTTCTGATTAACTGCTACACTTTGTTGCAGCTACTCcagaatagctgctacaacacgtAGTAGGTACTGCTGATCTCCAAATAATCTTTTCTCACCAATTACCTTTTTACAATTATTGTGCAAATATATATATACTGTGCAATTACATTTTTACCCTCATTGGCCAAAGGTTTAACCCCTAAACTCACCGTGTGAAAAATATTTCGAAAGAATATCAATCATAGTAAATCGATGCCCACACGGTGTCTTCGTCAATCAATCTCACCGCAACGACTTCTTTCTCATCCAAATCTTCGCCTCAATCGTAAGTACGTTGTTAGGGATGAATGTTTTGAGGCATCTCGTTTTGTTTAGGGTttgaatttttagagttttgaTTCGTCTCCTAGCTGCTACAATGGGGTTTAATGATTTTAGAATTTTCGGGTTTAAGATTATGGTTGAGAGAATAGAGTGTTTAAAAAAAGTTTatcttatttaaataattttattatattgcaggTCTGGATGTGTGAACATGTTAGAATAATAGATCATTACAGACAACATATCCTCCAAGAATATGCAGATGGAAGTGGTCAGGCTCCCATATGGAGATAATGAAGTCTAGGATCGCAGAATTACCTGCTGCCAAAATaattacaacgttgtagcagctaactcgaTGGTTAAGCGGGCTTTCTACCGGTCTGCATAAAATTAATAGGAGTGGGCTTTTATCCCCCATCTGCACTAACTGCTACACAGTGTAGCAGCTGCTTATGAGaagctgttacacgttgtagtaaATCACTTTAATAATGGATCTTGATAAAGTTCGACTTATAATTGTCTTTGTTATACTGGATCCTGataggtagctgctacaacatgaagtCTGGGTTATAGTAGTTACGGATCAGTAACTACTACAATATCAActtgaataaaattaaatttcactTACTCCTCCCGTTGTATTTAATGTGTTATCTGGAAATAATTTTTCAGTTCCTATAATGGTGTATATGTCTACCACAaactagctgctataacgtggaCCTCATGTTCTGTGTTCACGAGCTTGATCATTATTCATGAGTCCACTTGAATTTAccacttcatgatatgacaacatacttaaaaaataaaatagaaataatatatacaaaaataaattaattggGTGATTAAAAATAACTGGCAGTAGCTGCTATATCATGTAGCAGCTACTTAGGAGTAAGATAACAAGGTGTAGcacttataaaatatatttatgcctTTACATGAGAAAATATTGTCAACAAATTTACATTTCGATTACATCGTAAGTTTAATATTGAACAGTGTTGTGAGCACCAACCAGCTTATATTATTTTCCACCTCCCTCACATCCTTTGGTCCTGGCTGGGAAAAGTTCTTCGAGGTGATCACCCTCTCCCTAATACACTCCTTGAGCAGCCTAACATCTTCAACATACACACATCGGGGCTAGACGCTAGTGGTCTCTTTAAAGAAATTCCTTTACGAACATGGAAGCTTTCACTAAATGGTGGAAGGCAATAAGACAGCTTTGTCCTTCTCCATTTGGGAGCAAGATACACTTCAAGATTTACTGAGGATGGCATGAAAGAAATGATGAAGGTGGTGTCGAGAAAATATCGTCAATCCATGAATAAGCTACTTGTTTTCTTTTAGATGTTATGAACGCCGCAATCCTCTGTTATATAGGAAAACAGTGGCATTATGCTATTAAATCTGGGAATAAGTGTAGTCATGAGCTCGCAGTTGCCCTTCTGACAAAGCATAATTATACAAGTAGTCACGAGTCATGATTTATGACAGCTATGACTAGTCATATGGGTTATGGCTGCTATGAGTAGTCATTCTAGGACAATCAAAGATTTATGCTACAATGTACACACCCTAACTACAACACGCTGTTAAAAGCAACTTGGActgttagctgctacaatgtggagCAGCTATTTGGAAATTCAGCTGcttcacgttgtagcagctactgatGGGACTGATGTGCCCGCTAGACGGGTGGGGGGTGGGGGGTGAATGACGTCTCGTCACGTGCTCAtcggttgcgtcttgatgatgatatgcagcggaaataaaatacaagactcacacaacgctaa is drawn from Zingiber officinale cultivar Zhangliang chromosome 1B, Zo_v1.1, whole genome shotgun sequence and contains these coding sequences:
- the LOC122054627 gene encoding cleavage and polyadenylation specificity factor subunit 6-like codes for the protein MDHGSGGFYRNEAISAVQDEDQLYGEDEDYDDLYSDVNVGEGFHQTFHGGDDVRRSGEEKGSEPLPPPLSPLMPRIVQQQQQQLVVETSEKIQIPGIAGEAKIERAVARSGAFQEQGFTGVDESMVAPRLAAAPPPQPPVPTGRPDIGHPAGGFQQIQSVNDNDSFQIESFQRQGGGFGNEGFQRQGGGVGNAVPVVNANGGDTGGSGGAGGTTLFVGDLHWWTTDAELEAELCKYGQVKEVRFYDERASGKSKGYCQVDFYDPIAATACKEGMNGHIFNGRPCVVALASPFSVRRMGESQMNKNQQVTSTSQPPAPPQKGRGGGGPPVGNNFGRGGGGGGGGGGGGGGNWGRGGGMGNRGPMNNMRNRMGPMGGRGIMGNGGMVPPPPQALHPGSMLGQGFDPMGYGVAMGRMAAGFGGFPAGAAGAPFPGMMPPFPPVVAPHVNPAFFGRGLAPGGVGMWSNPNMGGWGGEDQSSYGDDAASDQQYGEASHGKDWMAERDRYGGPERRNEKENEMGSGQDWPDRRHRDGKERDSGREKEMSRERDRERERDRDREKERERDRERVRESDREGDRHRDDRDRHGDHYRHRDRGPERDDDWTKARSSRPRSRSREVEHSKRR